From a single Lolium rigidum isolate FL_2022 chromosome 7, APGP_CSIRO_Lrig_0.1, whole genome shotgun sequence genomic region:
- the LOC124679221 gene encoding uncharacterized protein LOC124679221 has translation MAPKRKPDGEAMVVEDDSTSADFAKPVFIVAERQDEQSSYSVFKIDGDCVAVAGMPGTEHGMSFVAAHSKNGSWIVAVGGGLRAGTVIFDPRTSKTYRGPRLSEPKHEPVLISHRGEVYAISRRPRVSGRMDLDPWFECLSFNKGAPTREDCPGAGWASWIDLPPPPFFPSVLNPYQFRNPPEISVTSYVAIGTHILISAQQDELMLGTYAFHVVNKAWEKVHDKNLPFIGQAVPLGKGSLFAACPLCNNDAAIVSVFNIKVSLSTTAPLLLTINEFPAVVASDGRICRPLFCPLGMGRFCSVMLGAFRRSRRDANYLKEIQVILDTFQTDNVLTACQSNSPEAEAAVVQVKEGTHTYKFKGRSRLLESVTTPVLVAALSMDTENNDICEGETAETAY, from the exons ATGGCGCCCAAGAGGAAGCCGGATGGCGAAGCCATGGTGGTGGAGGACGACTCTACGTCAGCCGACTTTGCCAAGCCGGTGTTCATTGTTGCGGAGCGCCAGGATGAGCAGTCGTCCTACTCCGTTTTCAAGATCGACGGCGATTGTGTTGCCGTTGCCGGGATGCCTGGCACCGAGCATGGCATGTCCTTTGTCGCGGCGCATTCCAAGAACGGCTCCTGGATTGTCGCTGTGGGCGGTGGGCTACGAGCGGGCACCGTCATCTTCGATCCAAGAACATCCAAGACGTACCGGGGCCCGCGGCTATCGGAGCCCAAGCACGAACCCGTCCTCATCTCTCACCGCGGCGAGGTATACGCCATCTCACGCCGCCCACGGGTGTCCGGCAGAATGGACTTGGACCCTTGGTTCGAATGTCTCAGCTTCAACAAGGGTGCTCCCACCAGGGAAGACTGCCCCGGGGCCGGTTGGGCCTCCTGGATcgatctgccgccgccgcccttctTCCCTTCCGTGCTCAACCCCTACCAATTCCGCAATCCACCTGAAATCTCAGTCACGTCTTATGTTGCCATTGGCACCCACATCTTGATTTCCGCTCAACAAGATGAACTAATGCTCGGCACTTACGCCTTTCATGTGGTCAACAAGGCGTGGGAGAAGGTCCACGACAAGAACTTGCCTTTCATTGGCCAGGCCGTTCCCCTTGGCAAAGGCAGCCTCTTTGCCGCCTGCCCTCTATGTAACAATGATGCTGCCATCGTCTCAGTGTTCAACATCAAGGTCTCCTTGTCTACCACGGCTCCATTGTTGTTAACAATCAATGAGTTCCCCGCGGTGGTGGCATCAGATGGCAGGATTTGCCGGCCACTCTTCTGCCCACTGGGAATGGGCAGGTTCTGTTCTGTCATGCTGGGGGCCTTCCGTCGAAGCAGACGCGATGCCAACTACTTGAAGGAAATCCAGGTTATCTTGGACACCTTTCAGACCGACAACGTCTTGACTGCTTGTCAGTCCAATAGCCCTGAGGCTGAGGCTGCTGTTGTACAAGTCAAGGAGGGGACTCATACATACAAATTCAAGGGTCGGTCTCGTCTGCTCGAGTCTGTAACCACACCTGTGCTGGTTGCGGCCCTGTCCAT GGACACAGAAAACAATGACATATGTGAGGGGGAAACAGCCGAGACAGCctactaa